Proteins from one Escherichia coli genomic window:
- the emrK gene encoding multidrug efflux MFS transporter periplasmic adaptor subunit EmrK, whose amino-acid sequence MEQINSNKKHSDRRKYFALLAVVLFIAFSGAYAYWSLELEDMISTDDAYVTGNADPISAQVSGSVTVVNHKDTNFVRQGDILVSLDKTDATIALNKAKNNLANIVRQTNKLYLQDKQYSAEVASARIQYQQSLEDYNRRVPLAKQGVISKETLEHTKDTLISSKAALNAAIQAYKANKALVMNTPLNRQPQVVEAADATKEAWLALKRTDIKSPVTGYIAQRSVQVGETVSPGQSLMAVVPARQMWVNANFKETQLTDVRIGQSVNIISDLYGENVVFHGRVTGINMGTGNAFSLLPAQNATGNWIKIVQRVPVEVSLDPKELMEHPLRIGLSMTATIDTRNEDIADMPDLASSVTSMPAYTSKALVIDTSPIEKEINNIISHNGQL is encoded by the coding sequence GTGGAACAGATTAATTCAAATAAAAAACATTCTGACAGAAGAAAATATTTTGCTTTATTAGCAGTGGTTTTATTTATTGCGTTTTCAGGAGCCTATGCCTATTGGTCACTGGAATTAGAAGACATGATTAGTACAGATGACGCCTATGTTACGGGGAATGCTGATCCAATTTCTGCACAAGTCTCAGGCAGTGTCACTGTCGTTAATCATAAAGATACGAACTTTGTTCGGCAGGGTGACATTTTAGTTTCACTGGATAAAACTGATGCTACGATTGCACTCAATAAAGCTAAAAATAATCTGGCAAATATTGTGCGACAAACGAATAAACTATACTTACAGGATAAACAATACAGTGCCGAAGTCGCTTCAGCACGTATCCAGTATCAACAATCTTTAGAAGATTATAATCGTCGTGTGCCGCTAGCAAAGCAGGGGGTTATTTCAAAAGAAACGCTGGAGCACACCAAAGATACGTTAATAAGTAGCAAAGCGGCATTGAATGCAGCTATTCAGGCTTATAAAGCGAACAAAGCCTTAGTAATGAACACACCATTAAATCGCCAGCCACAAGTTGTTGAAGCTGCGGATGCAACCAAAGAAGCCTGGTTGGCGCTTAAACGTACGGATATTAAGAGTCCGGTTACTGGTTATATTGCCCAGCGAAGTGTGCAGGTTGGCGAAACAGTGAGTCCTGGACAATCGTTAATGGCTGTCGTACCGGCACGTCAAATGTGGGTTAATGCCAACTTTAAAGAAACACAACTCACGGATGTACGGATTGGTCAATCGGTTAATATAATCAGCGATCTTTATGGTGAAAATGTTGTGTTTCATGGTCGGGTGACAGGGATCAATATGGGAACCGGCAATGCGTTCTCCTTATTACCTGCACAAAATGCGACAGGGAACTGGATCAAAATCGTTCAGCGTGTACCGGTTGAGGTGTCTCTGGATCCAAAAGAACTCATGGAACATCCCTTGCGCATTGGTTTATCGATGACTGCAACCATTGATACCAGGAACGAAGACATTGCCGATATGCCTGATCTGGCTTCATCCGTGACGTCAATGCCTGCTTACACCAGTAAGGCCTTAGTTATCGATACCAGTCCGATAGAAAAAGAGATTAACAACATTATTTCTCATAATGGACAACTTTAA
- the yfdE gene encoding CoA:oxalate CoA-transferase: protein MTNTESKGPFEGLLVIDMTHVLNGPFGTQLLCNMGARVIKVEPPGHGDDTRTFGPYVDGQSLYYSFINHGKESVVLDLKNVHDKSIFINMLKQADVLAENFRPGTMEKMGFSWETLQEINPRLIYASSSGFGHTGPLKDAPAYDTIIQAMSGIMMETGYPDAPPVRVGTSLADLCGGVYLFSGIVSALYGREKSQRGAHVDIAMFDATLSFLEHGLMAYIATGKSPQRLGNRHPYMAPFDVFDTQDKPITICCGNDKLFSALCQALDLTELVDDPRFNSNILRVQNQAILKQYIERTLKTQAAEVWLARIHEVGVPVAPLLSVAEAINLPQTQARNMLIEAGGIMMPGNPIKISGCADPHVMPGAATLDQHGEQIRQEFSS from the coding sequence ATGACAAATACTGAAAGCAAAGGCCCATTTGAAGGGTTATTAGTTATTGATATGACTCATGTCCTTAATGGGCCTTTCGGAACTCAACTTCTTTGTAATATGGGCGCAAGGGTAATTAAAGTTGAGCCGCCAGGTCATGGTGATGATACCCGCACATTTGGTCCCTATGTGGATGGACAGTCACTCTATTACAGTTTTATTAATCATGGCAAAGAGAGTGTGGTTCTTGATTTAAAGAATGTCCACGATAAAAGTATATTTATAAATATGCTTAAACAAGCTGATGTATTAGCCGAGAATTTCCGCCCAGGTACAATGGAAAAAATGGGGTTTTCGTGGGAAACGCTACAAGAAATCAACCCACGTCTCATCTATGCTTCATCGTCAGGTTTCGGACATACCGGTCCGCTAAAAGATGCTCCGGCCTACGATACCATTATTCAGGCAATGAGTGGAATAATGATGGAAACGGGATATCCTGATGCTCCGCCAGTGCGTGTTGGCACCTCTCTTGCAGATCTCTGTGGCGGTGTCTATTTATTCAGTGGAATCGTGAGTGCGCTTTATGGCCGCGAAAAGAGCCAGCGAGGGGCGCATGTCGATATCGCGATGTTTGATGCCACTCTGAGTTTTCTGGAGCATGGACTGATGGCATATATCGCGACAGGGAAGTCACCACAACGCCTGGGAAATCGCCATCCCTACATGGCTCCTTTTGATGTGTTCGATACTCAGGATAAACCAATTACTATTTGTTGTGGTAATGACAAGCTTTTTTCTGCGTTATGCCAGGCACTGGATCTGACGGAACTTGTTGATGATCCCCGATTTAACAGCAATATTTTACGCGTACAAAACCAGGCTATTCTTAAACAATATATTGAGCGGACGTTAAAAACGCAGGCAGCTGAAGTTTGGTTAGCCAGAATACATGAAGTTGGTGTACCCGTAGCGCCGTTATTAAGTGTGGCTGAGGCCATTAATTTGCCACAAACTCAGGCGAGAAATATGTTGATTGAAGCCGGGGGAATAATGATGCCGGGTAATCCGATAAAAATCAGCGGCTGCGCGGACCCGCATGTTATGCCGGGAGCGGCAACGCTCGACCAGCATGGGGAACAAATTCGCCAGGAATTCTCATCGTAA
- the yfdV gene encoding transporter YfdV, with product MLTFFIGDLLPIIVIMLLGYFSGRRETFSEDQARAFNKLVLNYALPAALFVSITRANREMIFADTRLTLVSLVVIVGCFFFSWFGCYKFFKRTHAEAAVCALIAGSPTIGFLGFAVLDPIYGDSVSTGLVVAIISIIVNAITIPIGLYLLNPSSGADGKKNSNLSALISAAKEPVVWAPVLATILVLVGVKIPAAWDPTFNLIAKANSGVAVFAAGLTLAAHKFEFSAEIAYNTFLKLILMPLALLLVGMACHLNSEHLQMMVLAGALPPAFSGIIIASRFNVYTRTGTASLAVSVLGFVVTAPLWIYVSRLVS from the coding sequence ATGCTAACATTTTTTATTGGCGATTTATTGCCTATTATCGTAATCATGCTGTTGGGTTATTTTAGCGGCAGACGAGAAACTTTTTCAGAAGATCAAGCCCGGGCATTTAATAAACTGGTATTAAACTACGCTCTTCCTGCGGCCCTATTTGTTTCTATTACCCGGGCAAACAGGGAAATGATTTTTGCGGACACTCGCCTGACCCTTGTATCACTTGTGGTTATTGTCGGATGTTTCTTTTTCTCCTGGTTTGGTTGCTACAAATTTTTTAAACGTACCCATGCAGAAGCAGCAGTATGTGCATTAATTGCAGGTTCACCTACCATTGGATTCCTGGGGTTTGCAGTTCTCGACCCTATTTATGGTGATTCCGTATCAACAGGTTTAGTGGTAGCAATTATTTCTATTATTGTTAACGCAATTACTATTCCTATTGGTCTGTATTTGCTGAATCCCTCCTCAGGAGCGGATGGTAAGAAGAATAGCAATCTGAGCGCGTTAATCTCTGCGGCAAAGGAGCCAGTCGTATGGGCACCTGTTCTGGCAACGATCCTGGTGTTGGTTGGGGTAAAAATTCCGGCAGCATGGGATCCAACCTTTAATCTGATTGCGAAGGCCAACTCAGGGGTAGCGGTATTCGCTGCGGGTTTGACTCTGGCTGCACATAAATTCGAGTTCAGTGCTGAAATTGCTTATAACACCTTCCTGAAGCTGATTCTGATGCCACTGGCACTGCTTCTCGTTGGTATGGCATGTCATTTGAACAGCGAACATCTGCAGATGATGGTACTGGCAGGCGCATTACCGCCGGCATTCTCCGGAATCATTATTGCCAGCCGGTTTAATGTCTACACCCGCACTGGTACAGCGTCATTGGCTGTTAGCGTGCTGGGTTTTGTCGTCACGGCTCCCTTGTGGATTTATGTCAGTCGACTGGTTTCATAA
- the evgS gene encoding acid-sensing system histidine kinase EvgS encodes MKFLPYFFLLCCGLWSTISFADEDYIEYRGISSNNRVTLDPLRLSNKELRWLASKKNLVIAVHKSQTATLLHTDSQQRVRGINADYLNLLKRALNIKLTLREYADHQKAMDALAEGEVDIVLSHLVTSPPLNNDIAATKPLIITFPALVTTLHDSMRPLTSPKPVNIARVANYPPDEVIHQSFPKATIISFTNLYQALASVSTGHNDYFIGSNIITSSMISRYFTHSLNVVKYYNSPRQYNFFLTRKESVILNEVLNRFVDALTNEVRYEVSQNWLDTGNLAFLNKPLELTEHEKQWIKQHPDLKVLENPYSPPYSMTDENGSVRGVMGDILNIITLQTGLNFSPITVSHNIHAGTQLNPGGWDILPGAIYSEDRENNVLFAEAFITTPYVFVMQKAPDSEQTLKKGMKVAIPYYYELHSQLKEMYPEVEWIQVDNASAAFHKVKEGELDALVATQLNSRYMIDHYYPNELYHFLIPGVENASLSFAFPRGEPELKDIINKALNAIPPSEVLRLTEKWIKMPNVTIDTWDLYSEQFYIVTTLSVLLVGSSLLWGFYLLRSVRRRKVIQGDLENQISFRKALSDSLPNPTYVVNWQGNVISHNSAFEHYFTADYYKNAMLPLENSDSPFKDVFSNVHEVTAETKENRTIYSQVFEINNGTEKRCINHWHTLCNLPASDNAVYICGWQDITETRDLIHALEVERNKAINATVAKSQFLATMSHEIRTPISSIMGFLELLSGSGLSKEQRVEAISLAYATGQSLLGLIGEILDVDKIESGNYQLQPQWVDIPTLVQNTCHSFGAIAASKSIALNCSSTLPERYLVKIDPQAFKQVLSNLLSNALKFTTEGAVKITTSLVHIDDNHAVIKMTIMDTGSGLSQEEQQQLFKRYSQTTAGRQQTGSGLGLMICKELIKNMQGDLSLESHPGIGTTFTITIPVEITQQVATVEAKAEQPMTLPEKLSILIADDHPTNRLLLKRQLNLLGYDVDEATDGVQALHKVSMQHYDLLITDVNMPNMDGFELTRKLREQNSSLPIWGLTANAQANEREKGLNCGMNLCLFKPLTLDVLKTHLSQLHQVAHIAPQYRHLDIEALKNNTANDLQLMQEILMTFQHETHKDLPAAFHALEAGDNRTFHQCIHRIHGAANILNLQKLINLSHQLEITPVSDDSKPEILKLLNSVKEHIAELDQEIAVFCQQND; translated from the coding sequence ATGAAGTTTTTACCCTATTTTTTTCTTCTCTGTTGTGGTCTTTGGTCGACCATAAGTTTCGCAGACGAAGATTACATCGAATATCGTGGCATCAGTAGTAACAACCGTGTCACGCTTGATCCACTACGTCTGAGCAACAAGGAATTACGTTGGTTAGCGAGCAAAAAAAATCTTGTGATTGCAGTACACAAGTCCCAAACGGCTACGTTGTTGCATACCGATTCGCAGCAACGGGTTCGTGGTATTAATGCGGATTATTTAAATCTTTTAAAAAGAGCGTTAAATATCAAATTAACACTCCGGGAATACGCAGATCATCAAAAAGCAATGGACGCGCTTGCAGAAGGTGAAGTCGATATAGTGTTATCACATTTAGTTACTTCTCCGCCTCTTAATAATGACATTGCTGCAACCAAACCATTGATAATTACCTTTCCGGCGCTGGTAACCACCCTTCACGACTCAATGCGACCGCTTACCTCACCAAAACCAGTAAATATTGCTCGGGTAGCAAATTACCCCCCAGACGAGGTAATTCATCAATCATTTCCAAAAGCAACAATTATCTCTTTTACAAATTTATATCAGGCATTAGCATCCGTTTCTACCGGACATAATGATTACTTTATTGGTAGTAACATCATTACCAGCAGTATGATTTCCCGCTATTTCACTCACTCCTTAAATGTAGTGAAATATTATAACTCGCCGCGTCAATATAATTTTTTCTTGACCAGAAAAGAATCCGTCATTCTTAATGAAGTACTCAATCGGTTTGTTGATGCTTTAACAAATGAAGTTCGCTATGAAGTATCACAAAATTGGCTTGATACAGGAAACCTGGCCTTTCTGAACAAACCATTAGAACTCACTGAACATGAAAAACAGTGGATTAAGCAACATCCCGATTTAAAGGTGCTGGAAAATCCTTACTCCCCTCCCTATTCTATGACTGATGAAAATGGCTCGGTTCGGGGCGTTATGGGGGATATTCTTAATATTATTACCTTGCAAACAGGTTTAAATTTTTCTCCGATCACCGTTTCACACAATATCCATGCCGGAACACAGCTTAATCCCGGTGGATGGGATATATTACCTGGTGCTATTTATAGTGAAGATCGAGAAAATAATGTTTTATTTGCTGAAGCCTTCATAACAACGCCTTACGTTTTCGTCATGCAAAAAGCGCCTGATAGTGAACAAACTTTAAAAAAAGGAATGAAAGTTGCCATTCCATATTATTATGAGCTTCATTCGCAATTGAAAGAGATGTATCCGGAGGTTGAGTGGATACAAGTCGATAATGCTAGCGCTGCATTTCACAAGGTTAAGGAAGGTGAACTTGATGCCCTGGTCGCGACACAGCTAAATTCGCGTTACATGATCGACCATTACTATCCTAATGAGCTTTATCATTTTCTTATTCCCGGCGTTGAGAATGCATCGCTTTCGTTCGCTTTTCCTCGCGGAGAACCAGAACTTAAGGATATTATTAATAAAGCATTGAATGCAATTCCCCCAAGCGAAGTTCTGCGCCTGACGGAAAAATGGATCAAAATGCCCAATGTGACCATTGACACATGGGACCTCTATAGTGAGCAATTTTACATTGTTACGACTTTATCCGTTTTATTAGTTGGCAGTAGCCTTTTATGGGGATTCTACCTGTTACGCTCAGTTCGTCGTCGTAAGGTAATTCAGGGTGATTTAGAAAACCAAATATCATTCCGGAAAGCACTCTCGGATTCCTTACCGAATCCAACTTATGTTGTAAACTGGCAAGGTAATGTCATTAGTCACAATAGTGCATTTGAACATTATTTCACTGCTGATTACTACAAAAATGCAATGTTACCATTAGAAAACAGTGACTCCCCCTTTAAAGATGTTTTTTCTAATGTGCATGAAGTCACAGCAGAAACGAAAGAAAACAGAACAATATATAGCCAAGTTTTTGAAATTAATAATGGTACTGAAAAAAGATGCATTAATCATTGGCATACATTATGTAATTTACCTGCAAGTGACAATGCAGTATATATTTGTGGTTGGCAAGATATTACCGAGACGCGTGATTTAATTCATGCACTCGAAGTAGAAAGAAATAAAGCGATCAATGCAACTGTCGCAAAAAGCCAGTTCCTGGCAACAATGAGTCACGAAATAAGAACACCAATAAGCTCCATTATGGGCTTCCTGGAACTTCTGTCGGGTTCAGGTCTTAGCAAGGAGCAACGTGTGGAGGCGATTTCACTTGCTTACGCCACCGGACAGTCGCTCCTCGGCTTAATTGGTGAAATCCTTGATGTCGACAAAATTGAGTCGGGTAACTATCAACTTCAACCACAATGGGTCGATATCCCTACTTTAGTCCAAAACACTTGTCATTCTTTCGGTGCGATTGCTGCAAGCAAATCCATCGCGTTAAATTGCAGCAGCACGCTTCCTGAACGCTACCTGGTTAAAATCGACCCTCAAGCATTTAAGCAGGTGCTGTCTAATTTACTGAGTAATGCCCTTAAATTTACCACCGAGGGGGCAGTAAAAATTACGACTTCCCTGGTTCATATTGATGACAACCACGCTGTTATCAAAATGACCATTATGGACACCGGAAGCGGATTATCGCAGGAAGAACAACAACAACTGTTTAAACGCTATAGCCAAACAACAGCAGGTCGTCAGCAAACAGGTTCTGGTTTAGGCTTAATGATCTGCAAAGAATTAATTAAAAACATGCAGGGCGATTTGTCATTAGAAAGTCATCCAGGCATAGGAACGACATTTACGATCACAATCCCGGTAGAAATTACCCAACAAGTGGCGACTGTCGAGGCAAAAGCAGAACAACCTATGACACTCCCTGAAAAGTTGAGCATATTAATCGCGGATGATCATCCGACCAACAGGCTATTACTCAAACGCCAGCTAAACCTATTAGGATATGATGTTGATGAAGCAACTGATGGTGTGCAAGCGCTACACAAAGTCAGTATGCAACATTATGATCTGCTTATTACTGACGTTAATATGCCGAATATGGATGGTTTTGAGTTGACTCGCAAACTCCGTGAGCAAAATTCTTCCTTACCCATCTGGGGGCTTACAGCCAACGCACAGGCTAACGAACGTGAAAAAGGGTTAAATTGCGGCATGAACTTATGTTTGTTCAAACCGTTAACCCTGGATGTACTGAAAACACATTTAAGTCAGTTACACCAGGTTGCACATATTGCACCTCAGTATCGCCACCTTGATATCGAGGCCCTGAAAAATAATACGGCGAACGATCTACAACTGATGCAGGAGATTCTCATGACTTTCCAGCATGAAACGCATAAAGATCTACCCGCTGCGTTTCATGCGTTAGAAGCTGGCGATAACAGAACTTTCCATCAGTGTATTCATCGCATCCACGGTGCGGCTAACATCCTGAATTTGCAAAAGTTGATTAATCTTAGCCACCAGTTAGAAATAACGCCCGTTTCAGATGACAGCAAGCCTGAAATTCTTAAGTTGCTGAACTCTGTTAAAGAACACATTGCAGAGTTAGACCAGGAGATTGCGGTTTTCTGTCAACAAAATGACTAA
- the evgA gene encoding acid-sensing system DNA-binding response regulator EvgA, whose amino-acid sequence MNAIIIDDHPLAIAAIRNLLIKNDIEILAELTEGGSAVQRVETLKPDIVIIDVDIPGVNGIQVLETLRKRQYSGIIIIVSAKNDHFYGKHCADAGANGFVSKKEGMNNIIAAIEAAKNGYCYFPFSLNRFVGSLTSDQQKLDSLSKQEISVMRYILDGKDNNDIAEKMFISNKTVSTYKSRLMEKLECKSLMDLYTFAQRNKIG is encoded by the coding sequence ATGAACGCAATAATTATTGATGACCATCCTCTTGCTATCGCAGCAATTCGTAATTTATTGATCAAAAACGATATTGAAATCTTAGCGGAGTTGACTGAAGGAGGAAGTGCCGTTCAGCGGGTGGAAACACTTAAACCTGATATCGTCATCATTGATGTCGATATCCCCGGAGTTAATGGTATCCAGGTGTTAGAAACGCTGAGGAAGCGCCAATATAGCGGAATTATTATTATCGTCTCCGCTAAAAATGACCATTTTTACGGGAAACATTGTGCTGATGCAGGCGCTAATGGATTCGTGAGTAAAAAAGAAGGCATGAACAATATCATTGCGGCTATTGAAGCTGCAAAAAATGGCTACTGCTATTTCCCTTTCTCTCTCAACCGGTTTGTTGGAAGTTTAACGTCCGACCAGCAAAAACTCGACTCCTTATCGAAACAAGAAATTAGTGTCATGAGGTATATTCTTGATGGCAAGGACAATAATGACATTGCGGAAAAAATGTTCATCAGCAACAAAACTGTCAGCACGTATAAAAGTCGCCTGATGGAAAAATTAGAATGTAAATCACTGATGGATCTTTACACATTCGCGCAACGTAACAAAATCGGCTAA